The DNA segment ATCACAAAGAAATCATGGATCAAGCGGAAGACGAAATCCTCGGAGAACTTTTACAGAACGGAGAAATCCAGACGTCTTCCGAAACGTCCAATTCCATCGAAGAGGATCTAGGTGAAGAAAACCTGGTTCCCGTATTGGACACGCCCGTATCCTCCGATGCTATCACAAAACCATCCACTCCGGTGCCAACGGAAAAGGGAGAACTGTCTTTGTATTTCCTAAAATTCTATGGCAAGGGAAGCAAGAGTCATTCCAGACTCGTAAAAGTCCTGAGACTTTCCAAGGGAGGAGATCGTGTGAGATTGATCTTAAATTCGCTCATCGCCGGTCCCGTTGCAGCCGAAAAAGAAAAAGGAATTTTGAATTCGATTCCGCAAGATTTGAGTTATCATGAAAACTATAGGATCGAAAATGGAATTCTACAAATTTCTTTGAGCGGTGAATTGGAAAGAGGAGCCGGTCCGGAAATTCTAAAAGATAGAATCGACCAGCTGATATACAGCCTGATGGAGAACCTGCCGATTATCGGCGTTCAACTCAAAATCAATGGCAAATCCGTGAGATCTTTGGGCGGAGAAGGAATGCCCTTGCCTTCTCTATTGACCAAAAATCCGAGAAAGATCGTTATTTTTTAGATTTATAAATTCATAAATCTCGATGCAAATCTTGGTTAGATTTTCGCAGTCAGAGAAGTCATACAAATCCTGATTGTTTAAACTGAGACTGTTTTAAAATAAGGAAGCGAGATCGATTTCCGAGCATTTTATAAAATTTATGAAAATATTCTTAGGAAAGAATCAAAAGATAAAACTCCTCGCTAAAAGAGTTTTGTTTAATCCGTTTCCGGACGATTATCTTAGAATTTATCAGCCGGATATACGAAGAGCGGCTGTCATTTATTTTTGTTTTTGTATTGGAATCAGCATTCTTTCCGCTCTTGTTTTAGACGGCTCCTCTCCGTTTGCGGAAGAGAACAGAAATCTTGTTTACTCCCGTTTAGCTATAATCTTGTTATCCACGTTTTTTATCTTTCTTTTGATAAGATGGAAAACTTTTTTTAGAAGAAGAATCGAAAGATTCAGTGTCCTTTCTTCAGGCACGATCGCATTTTCCATTTTCCCTTTTCTTTCTTTGGATTCCGAAAGAATGGAACTTTACTTTCATTTTTTTACGATTCTCGTCGTGAGCGGAAATATCCTACTCTGGTTTACAGGAACCACGGTTATCTTTTTCAATTCTCTTTTTTACTTCTCTCTGGTTTTGTTTACTTCCATTACGGGATATTCACAACCTCTACAACACGACTTTGCCACCATTCTGATCTATCTAACAACGGGAGTTTTTGGAAATCTGCTCATCAATTTCTGGAGGGTGATGGATCATAGGGCCAAAAAAAAACTTCAAAAAGTGGTCAGCAAACTCAGAGATAAAAACATTCAGATCGAAAAGATTTCGAAAGTCGACGAACTTACAAGACTCTATAACCGAAGATATCTGATCGAACAATTCGAACTTTTTTTAAAACGCGCACAACGTTATCGGTTCTCTCTCGCGATGATTATTCTGGATATGGATTATCTAAAAGAGATCAACGATTCGTATGGACATTTGGCGGGGGATCAGGCGCTTCGGACGATTTCGGAAGTGATGAAACAAAGAGTGAGAGCCACGGATATTTGTTCCAGAATCGGCGGGGACGAATTTTGCATTCTTCTGGATGCGATCAAAAAAGAGGACCTTTCTCAGCTTTGCGAAAATTTACGTTTGGAAGTTTCCGAAAAGGAACTAACCTATCGAACCAAAAATGGAAACTCGGTCAAGATCACGGTTTCCATCGGCGCTTGTATCTTCGGCCCGGAAGGGGAATTCAGTTTCGACGATATCTATCATTCCATCGATTCGGCTCTTTACGAATCCAAAAAAAAGGGCAGAAATAGAGTCTCTTTTATCGAACCGATCCGCTACTTTCCCAAAGAAAATCCGAGAAACTTCACTTCTTAGGAACCGGAAGTTCGTAAAGAAAGGTGATTTCACAATAAACACCTTCCTCTAAGTATTTCGTATTCTTTGCTTCCAGAAAAAACTGTCTGTTTTTTTGTTCGGGCTCCAATTCTTCCAATTTACGAGCGGCCAAGGTTTTCGCCGCAGTGCAGGACGTATTCTGCATTTTGAATGTATTGTTTTCCTCGATTGCGGAAGAGGCAGCCTGGGCGATCGCAATGAGTTCGTATTTATGAGGTCCTAGCGTTTTTACGGTCACACCAGTCTCCGTTTGCACTCTTTCTTTTACGTCGTGAACGCAAGAAGTAAAAGCCAACGAAACTACCAAAATACTTTTTAGAATCTTCATTTCTTTCTCCTAAAAACTTCCCTTTTTTAAAGAACGTCTTTCTGTTTAAGACCTTCTATAGATTAAAATAGGTCTTGTTTTGTTTATTTTCTTACTTTTAGAAATCGCCACAGAAAGTTTTCTTTTGTTCCGACAAATCTTTTTTTGTAAATCGTGGTTGAACGGGGACTTCAAGTCCGACAAAGAGTAAAATACAGCAGAATCCCTTTCTGAACATGGCCCATATCCGATTCTTTTTTTGCATTGACTCAAAAAAAAATACAAAGCTCAAAGACTCTGGGCCAGCTCGTTTCCGTATCGATCGTAGTTGTAGAGCAAATCCCTTCGTTTTGGGTGAAACCCGCCTTCCTTTAAAAATTTGATCGCTTCTTTTTCGGTTTTGAGTCCGTAGGAACGAAGCACATTTTCCTCTATAACTACGGAGGAAATATCGTCCGCACCGCTTGTGAGAGCCAATTGACCGACCCCCTTCCCAAGAACCATCACCGAAGTTTCGATATGAGGAATGTTGTCCAAAAAGATTCTACAGATTCCCAAAACCTTCAGATATTCCTGTGTGGAAACGGCGCGCACTTTAAAACGTTTTGTCTGAGGCTGGAAGGTCCAAGGGATAAAAGACAAAAATCCCCCGGTTCGATCTTGGAGGTTTCGCACAACGCTCAGATGTTCGATCACTTCTTCTTTTGTTTCTTCCGAACCGAAGACGATGTTTGCGCTTCCTGGAAGTCCCGCTTCGTGAGAGGTTTCCATCGCGCGCACCCATTCTTCGGTGGTGGCTTTTTTAGGAGAAATGATATTACGCATCCGATCCGTGAGAATCTCCGCTCCCGCTCCGGGTACGGAATCGAGACCGGCTTGTTTCAAAATTTGTAATACTTCTTTGAGTGGAAGTCCCGTGATCTTTTCTAAGTTGATGATTTCGACGGGAGAAAACGCTCGGATATGCATCTCCGGATATTTCTTTTTTACGGAAGAGATGACGCCGAGATAATAATCAAACGGAAGATCGGGATAAACCCCGCCTTGGAGAAACATCTGATCCGCGCCTTCGCCCACCGCGTAATCCATCTTCTCCAAAATTTCTTCGGCGCTTAGGACGTAACCTTTTCCACTTCCGATCTCATCCATAAAAGAACAAAAACTACATTCTACATTGCAGAAGTTTGTGTAGTTCACGACGCGAAACATCGTATAACTGGCTTGTGTATGAGGGAGAATCTTTTCTCTCAAGGTTCTGGCGGTCGCTATGATCTTCAGATGGTCCGCATCCTTGTAAAGAGAAAGGGCTTCTTCCGGAGAAATTCGAACTCCGTCCAGGGCTTTTTCTAAAATCGAATCGGTTGGATGGGATGAAAAAATTGAGGCCACTTGTGCTCCTGTATTCGGCGTTCCCAAAAAGGGAATCTCCTTCAATCATTGGACTGATTCCTTATTTGACATCTTCTTTTTAGGGGAGAATTTTGTTTCCCCAGAACGAGTCCTTTCTCTAAAAGAGACCTTGTCTCAACAAAAATGCAAGCCTGTTTTCAAAAGAAAGAAGTGGGGAGTTCCCACACTCCCATGGATGACAAAGTTGAAACCCTGTTTTTAAAAAAAGTATGAGTTCCTACACTTCTCATCTCTCGTCCAAGAAAAGTTGGAACTCTCACAAATTTCGGTCTTACTAAAAAACCATTGAGTTTCAATCTCAAGAATGATCGTCCTACCGAAGATCCTTGTTTTGAAAATTCCTCGACAGGCAAGTTCTGGATTCCTACGCTGTAAATCAAATCACCAATCCAAAAGAAAGGGTAACTCATCAATATGGCAATTTCACAAATCGCCTTTCATGTGATCTTTACGATCCTCTTCGTCATCGCGAATGTAGTTTTTATCCGTGCGATTCTTTATCGCCTTCAACTGATTTTCAGCGCGAGAAAAGCGGCTGGAACCGAAAACTTTCTGGAAAACCCAAACTGGGGATTTAGAATCAACAGCTTTATCCAGAACGTGATTCTCCAGAAGAAGAATTTCAAAGAGCCCCTTCGTGGAATCATGCACGCGTTTATCTTTTACGGATTCGTAACCTATCTTCTGCACACCACGAGTCAGATGATTTCGGGAATGTTCGGATACGGAATGGACGATCCTTACAAATTCTCTCTTATCGGTTTTTTGTTCGGAGAAGGAATCGGACACTTGTATGAGTCTATCGTTCAGGTAGTATCCATTCTTGTTTTGATTGGTCTTGGATTTTTCGCTTGGCGAAGATGGATTCAAAAAGCAAACGGACTCGACGTTCATTCTCCCGCATCCGCGGTTGTAATCTCCATGATCTCGATCCTGATGATCTCCACTCTTTTAGGTGAAGGTGCAAAAGCGGTCGGTTCGGTCTACGACAGTCCGACCGAAGCGGCGTCCTGGATCGCGGCCGGAATCGGAGCCGTGTGGAAATCGATCGGAGTGGAATATTCCACTGCGGACACCGTGGTTCAGATCATGTGGTGGCTCCATATTCTTTCCGTATTCGCTTTTATGCTCTATGTTCCAACTTCGAAACACGCGCATTTGATTTTCGCACCTTTCAACTATTTTCTTCAATCCGATACTCCGAAAGGCGCGCTTTCTAAACTCAATTTGGAAGATGAGAATGTGGTTTGGGGTGTAAACAGAGTCGAAGACTTTCCTTGGCCGAATCTTCTCGACGGGATGTCCTGTATCGAATGTGGACGTTGCCAGGTTCAATGTCCCGCAAACAGAACCGGAAAGGTTCTCAACCCGAAAGCAATCATCGTAGAATTAAAACACGCTCTTCTGGAAAAAATGCCGGAAGTCGCAAAGATCCGAGCGGAAGAAACCGACGCAGCCGTAGCGGCTGAAAAAGTAGCAGCCTTGGATACCGGAGTGATCAACAACTACGAAGGACTTTCGGAAGAAGCTCTTTGGGGTTGCACCACTTGTTACGCTTGTGTGGAAGCCTGCCCAGTCGGAAACAACCAGGTGAATGCGATTATGGAAATGAGAAGACATTTGGTTCTCGCGGAATCCAAGTTCCCTGTGGAATTACAAAACGCATTTGTAAACATGGAAAATAATTCCAATCCTTGGGGTGTAGGAGCTCATACAAGAGCGGACTGGGCGGACGGACTCGGTGTAAAAACCATGGCAGAAGATTCTAATGTAGACGTTCTCTATTGGGTCGGATGCGCCGGCGCGTTTGATGAAAGAAACAAAAGCATTGCGAAATCATTTGTAAAAATTCTTCAGAAAGCGGATGTGAAGTTTGGGATTTTGGGAACGGAAGAAAACTGTTCCGGAGATTCTGCAAGAAGAGGTGGAAACGAATATCTCTACCAAACTCTCGCACAAACCAATGTAGATACGATGAACGGATACAACGTCAAAAAGGTAGTCACCGCTTGTCCGCATTGCTACAATACGATTAAGAATGAATATCCTCAATTCGGGGGAAATTTCGAAGTGGTTCACCACTCCGAGTTTATCAACGATCTTGTAAAAGAGAAAAAACTGGATGTAAAAACCGCAGAAGACGCTTCTTCCGGAAAATACACTTATCACGATTCTTGCTACATCGGCCGTTACAACGACAACTATGAGAACCCGAGAGACGTGGTTAAAAAAGTTGCCGGTGGAAAACTTGCGGAACCATCCGATCACCACACAAAAGGTCTCTGTTGCGGAGCCGGTGGAGCTCAGATGTGGATGGAAGAGCAAAATAACGACCGAGTCAACATCAAAAGAACCAAACAGCTTCTGGATACGGGAGCAACCACAATCGCTACTGCTTGTCCTTTCTGCGTGACCATGATCACAGACGGTGTGAAACACGAAGGAAAAGTAGAAGAGGTAAAAGTAAAAGACATCGCAGAATTGGTTGCAGACAATCTTGCATAACCGATTCTAATTTAGAATTTACTCATAAAAAAGCCGGTGTTAAAGCCGGCTTTTTTATTGTACGCAACGCGGATCCTGTTCTCGAAAAAGCTTTATTCTTTCTAAATCAGCTTCTATTTTCTTTTTCATTCTCGTTGTTTTTTGAATCGATCGTTTCTTTTGTATCGTTTTGAAAAACAATATCTTTCCGTAATTTTATCTCATTCGGACTTGAAGCCCGATTTCAAGCAATTTTCAGAGCAGATACTTTGTCGGACCAATTAAATGCAGTTTTTTGAATGTATTTTAGATCCAAATCGAAAACCACCCTTTTCAAAACCGTTTTCTCCCTTTGAACAAAAATTTGTCCCAAGGGAGAATTTTTCGAAAAATTTTCAGACTCAATCTCCAAGAAGATTGACTTCTCCGTAAAAGCAGATCATTGCGGACTTCAAGTCCAGGAGAATAAAAAATGAAACTCATTCAAATCGACAAGCTGAGAAAAAATTCTCGGCTTACACATTCCGTTTACTCAAACGATTATCATTTGGTTTTTGCAACCCGAGGAAAAATTCCTTGGTTGAATGCAAGGCTTGTAATGAGAATTCGGAACCTATTTCGAGAAAAAGGAGAAGAATTGAATCTTCTAATATATCTTGCAAACGGCCACAAGAACCATATGCACGTCCTTCTTTCCGTTCCACCTACGATGGGAATCTCTTACGTTGCAAAACATCTAAAAGGATATTCTTCTCGTAGATTGGGAAAGAAAAAATATTGGGGGGAAGGGTATTACGTTCGTTCGGTTGGAGATCAAGATTTTATTCCGACATTCCATTCTATCTCCAATCAATGGAGTCGACATAAACTCCAAACTATGGAAGAAGAATTTAAGGAATTCCGAATTGCGGCATAAGAAGTGAAGCATTGACTTTTAGAAGTTTAGTAATTTTTCTCTTTATTCTCCCTTTCAGCATTTGTGTGCTCAAAGGGAGAATTTCTTTTTGAAAAAAGAATTGAAAATTCTTGAAAAACGGTTTTATAGGGGACTTCAAGTCCGCGACCTTACCCTATTACAAAAAAATAGGCGAAGTGGTCGAGACCGCTTCGCCTTAAAGACATC comes from the Leptospira sp. WS92.C1 genome and includes:
- a CDS encoding diguanylate cyclase, which codes for MKIFLGKNQKIKLLAKRVLFNPFPDDYLRIYQPDIRRAAVIYFCFCIGISILSALVLDGSSPFAEENRNLVYSRLAIILLSTFFIFLLIRWKTFFRRRIERFSVLSSGTIAFSIFPFLSLDSERMELYFHFFTILVVSGNILLWFTGTTVIFFNSLFYFSLVLFTSITGYSQPLQHDFATILIYLTTGVFGNLLINFWRVMDHRAKKKLQKVVSKLRDKNIQIEKISKVDELTRLYNRRYLIEQFELFLKRAQRYRFSLAMIILDMDYLKEINDSYGHLAGDQALRTISEVMKQRVRATDICSRIGGDEFCILLDAIKKEDLSQLCENLRLEVSEKELTYRTKNGNSVKITVSIGACIFGPEGEFSFDDIYHSIDSALYESKKKGRNRVSFIEPIRYFPKENPRNFTS
- the mqnC gene encoding cyclic dehypoxanthinyl futalosine synthase → MASIFSSHPTDSILEKALDGVRISPEEALSLYKDADHLKIIATARTLREKILPHTQASYTMFRVVNYTNFCNVECSFCSFMDEIGSGKGYVLSAEEILEKMDYAVGEGADQMFLQGGVYPDLPFDYYLGVISSVKKKYPEMHIRAFSPVEIINLEKITGLPLKEVLQILKQAGLDSVPGAGAEILTDRMRNIISPKKATTEEWVRAMETSHEAGLPGSANIVFGSEETKEEVIEHLSVVRNLQDRTGGFLSFIPWTFQPQTKRFKVRAVSTQEYLKVLGICRIFLDNIPHIETSVMVLGKGVGQLALTSGADDISSVVIEENVLRSYGLKTEKEAIKFLKEGGFHPKRRDLLYNYDRYGNELAQSL
- a CDS encoding GerMN domain-containing protein, giving the protein MPDSEKRKNLIFILTGIIFTLVLLDKSTGAGFSISGTGFQGFRNIGKMSPEFSSSNRGNLNHKEIMDQAEDEILGELLQNGEIQTSSETSNSIEEDLGEENLVPVLDTPVSSDAITKPSTPVPTEKGELSLYFLKFYGKGSKSHSRLVKVLRLSKGGDRVRLILNSLIAGPVAAEKEKGILNSIPQDLSYHENYRIENGILQISLSGELERGAGPEILKDRIDQLIYSLMENLPIIGVQLKINGKSVRSLGGEGMPLPSLLTKNPRKIVIF
- the tnpA gene encoding IS200/IS605 family transposase, with amino-acid sequence MKLIQIDKLRKNSRLTHSVYSNDYHLVFATRGKIPWLNARLVMRIRNLFREKGEELNLLIYLANGHKNHMHVLLSVPPTMGISYVAKHLKGYSSRRLGKKKYWGEGYYVRSVGDQDFIPTFHSISNQWSRHKLQTMEEEFKEFRIAA
- a CDS encoding heterodisulfide reductase-related iron-sulfur binding cluster — protein: MAISQIAFHVIFTILFVIANVVFIRAILYRLQLIFSARKAAGTENFLENPNWGFRINSFIQNVILQKKNFKEPLRGIMHAFIFYGFVTYLLHTTSQMISGMFGYGMDDPYKFSLIGFLFGEGIGHLYESIVQVVSILVLIGLGFFAWRRWIQKANGLDVHSPASAVVISMISILMISTLLGEGAKAVGSVYDSPTEAASWIAAGIGAVWKSIGVEYSTADTVVQIMWWLHILSVFAFMLYVPTSKHAHLIFAPFNYFLQSDTPKGALSKLNLEDENVVWGVNRVEDFPWPNLLDGMSCIECGRCQVQCPANRTGKVLNPKAIIVELKHALLEKMPEVAKIRAEETDAAVAAEKVAALDTGVINNYEGLSEEALWGCTTCYACVEACPVGNNQVNAIMEMRRHLVLAESKFPVELQNAFVNMENNSNPWGVGAHTRADWADGLGVKTMAEDSNVDVLYWVGCAGAFDERNKSIAKSFVKILQKADVKFGILGTEENCSGDSARRGGNEYLYQTLAQTNVDTMNGYNVKKVVTACPHCYNTIKNEYPQFGGNFEVVHHSEFINDLVKEKKLDVKTAEDASSGKYTYHDSCYIGRYNDNYENPRDVVKKVAGGKLAEPSDHHTKGLCCGAGGAQMWMEEQNNDRVNIKRTKQLLDTGATTIATACPFCVTMITDGVKHEGKVEEVKVKDIAELVADNLA